Proteins encoded in a region of the Maridesulfovibrio bastinii DSM 16055 genome:
- a CDS encoding SO_0444 family Cu/Zn efflux transporter, giving the protein MTNIVLNIIYESWRVLLESAPFMIFGFFVAGLLKAFVKPDFVSKNLGSGKTSDIVKASLLGIPIPLCSCGVIPAAAQIKEQGAGKGATASFLISTPETGVDSIAVTWALLDPVMTVLRPLTAFISAIAAGIAVNFFDKKDTQKNVAMQEIKLGPVADLDEGSCNSGDCGCSGCGCGHDEHGHSHGESPKGVIPQIKYGLEYAFGELLQDIGTWFIAGVILAGIFSALIPEGFIENNLGDGFLSLLIMLVAAVPLYVCATASTPIAAALALKGLSPGAALVFLLAGPATNAASFTVVTKMLGRKSAFIYLCSIIVSALILGMLTNWLYSLLGLDISSWVNPAEIETHGILSVLSAVVLLAMILYPKVKHLIFK; this is encoded by the coding sequence ATGACCAATATAGTTTTAAATATAATTTATGAATCATGGCGCGTACTTCTTGAGTCCGCTCCGTTCATGATCTTTGGATTCTTTGTCGCCGGGTTGCTTAAAGCCTTTGTTAAGCCTGATTTTGTAAGCAAAAATCTTGGTTCCGGTAAAACATCTGATATTGTAAAAGCTTCACTGCTCGGCATCCCCATTCCCCTTTGCAGTTGCGGAGTAATACCGGCTGCGGCCCAGATAAAAGAACAGGGTGCAGGAAAAGGTGCAACCGCATCATTTCTTATCTCCACACCTGAAACCGGAGTAGACTCCATCGCGGTTACATGGGCCCTGCTGGACCCGGTGATGACCGTATTGAGACCGCTGACAGCATTCATATCAGCAATAGCCGCCGGAATTGCAGTCAATTTTTTTGATAAAAAAGATACGCAAAAAAACGTAGCAATGCAGGAAATAAAATTAGGTCCGGTTGCAGATCTGGATGAAGGCAGCTGCAATTCAGGTGATTGCGGATGCTCAGGCTGCGGATGCGGGCATGACGAGCATGGTCACAGCCACGGAGAATCTCCTAAAGGAGTCATACCCCAAATAAAATATGGTCTTGAATATGCTTTCGGTGAACTGTTACAGGATATTGGAACATGGTTCATTGCAGGAGTGATTCTAGCCGGTATTTTTTCTGCTCTGATTCCTGAAGGCTTTATTGAAAACAACCTTGGTGACGGTTTCCTATCACTGCTGATTATGCTTGTTGCCGCGGTTCCATTATATGTTTGTGCCACTGCATCAACTCCCATTGCAGCGGCTCTTGCCCTTAAAGGCTTATCACCCGGAGCAGCTCTGGTCTTTCTGCTGGCCGGCCCGGCCACCAATGCAGCATCCTTCACTGTTGTGACTAAAATGCTTGGCCGAAAATCAGCGTTTATATACTTGTGCAGCATTATAGTCAGTGCTCTTATTCTCGGCATGCTGACAAACTGGCTGTATTCACTCCTCGGGCTTGATATCTCAAGCTGGGTAAATCCTGCTGAAATTGAAACCCACGGCATACTTTCAGTGCTTTCAGCAGTTGTACTGCTGGCCATGATATTGTATCCTAAGGTGAAGCATTTAATCTTTAAATAA
- a CDS encoding Hpt domain-containing protein: MGLVPILLETMSADVLTMRNRMQKGDYDGVARKAHSSRGAAMTYGFDHYADLLHSVELYAARKDAARLKGRIAVLNSYLNRVEVRLADCRC; this comes from the coding sequence ATGGGATTGGTACCAATTCTTCTGGAAACAATGTCTGCTGATGTTCTGACCATGCGTAACCGTATGCAGAAGGGTGATTATGACGGAGTTGCGAGAAAAGCCCATTCTTCGCGCGGTGCGGCAATGACCTACGGTTTTGACCATTATGCGGATCTGCTGCATAGCGTTGAGTTGTATGCGGCAAGAAAGGATGCTGCCCGTCTCAAGGGAAGAATTGCGGTTCTGAACAGTTATCTGAATCGTGTAGAAGTAAGACTGGCAGACTGCAGGTGCTGA
- a CDS encoding response regulator transcription factor: protein MPGKILVVDDEIHIRMLLEQTLEDLEDDYDVEILTAENGEEGLDIIREEHPDLVFLDIMMPYMNGYEVCQTIREDENISSTNIILLTAKGQEVDRKHGLELGALRYMTKPFDPDEILETAKQILKLEN, encoded by the coding sequence ATGCCCGGCAAAATTCTGGTTGTCGATGACGAAATTCACATCAGGATGTTACTAGAGCAGACCTTGGAAGATCTTGAAGATGATTATGATGTAGAAATTCTCACCGCTGAAAACGGTGAGGAAGGACTCGACATTATCAGAGAAGAGCATCCGGACCTGGTTTTTCTGGATATTATGATGCCGTACATGAACGGATATGAAGTCTGTCAGACAATTCGTGAAGATGAAAATATCTCTTCAACAAATATAATTCTGCTGACAGCCAAGGGGCAGGAGGTTGACCGTAAACACGGTCTGGAGCTTGGTGCGCTGCGCTATATGACAAAACCTTTTGATCCTGATGAAATACTTGAGACTGCAAAGCAAATATTAAAACTGGAGAACTGA
- a CDS encoding ArsR/SmtB family transcription factor, producing the protein MASGQECCETHSPHPDAINKVREEMCDKKTISELAQTFSLLGDPVRVGILHALSIENLCVCDISELLGMSHSAVSHQLRLLRTAKMVKYEKIGRKALYSLDDEHVETLIKKAIEHAGHR; encoded by the coding sequence ATGGCTTCAGGACAAGAATGTTGTGAAACTCATTCCCCCCACCCGGATGCGATAAACAAAGTCCGGGAAGAAATGTGTGACAAAAAAACCATATCAGAGCTGGCCCAGACTTTCAGCCTCCTCGGCGATCCTGTCAGGGTTGGAATACTGCACGCCCTTTCCATTGAAAATCTGTGTGTCTGCGATATTTCAGAACTGCTCGGTATGAGTCACTCTGCCGTATCTCATCAATTAAGACTGCTGCGCACCGCCAAAATGGTTAAATATGAAAAAATCGGCCGCAAAGCCCTTTACAGCCTTGATGACGAGCATGTTGAAACACTTATAAAAAAGGCTATTGAACACGCCGGACACCGTTAG
- a CDS encoding HD domain-containing phosphohydrolase: MNTPLKSTHPLKKLLKPKKLTEFLNRTLAALPEGSVIYAYVDKIEFLRIGKEETPAEIFETQTVSVKNSINADFNISAGIPANKTDGGNFISSLKSILELTAFSISEYIESEHARKKIGAETLSKYRELALLHRSIVELNNSLRLKDVIHALIAECMTSSIPAELGSVYLPEECGFTLFDHFGNIKNDPFAKLVGSTLFTDVLSGLRGEIINDVSEDPRCDEKFGETIKSLLIMPIPSPNACEGALLLASKKPNSFKAAHLRYAGTLASVAGISISNAYNFESIRVLMDSMLKALAEAIDARDPFTAGHSERVAHLAVAFARIINQDVQNFSEYTFTDYQLREIYYSGILHDIGKIGIKEEVLTKNTRLPMRILDIIGMRMKLFSLTENIPWEENFNRLKRINLSLSPSQDDLDFVASLGDTVFSVNGSSVPLLHQDERTYLMVKKGNLTAEERKEIERHPAESQRILEHIPFHDEFSHLLKIIRQHHERLDGSGYPDGVKGEEILLQSRILAIVDIFDAVTQERHYKPATPRDRALKILAEEAGCGKLDKNLVKLFIENIDAIEEGIDAINLDRPTSTRFCKIPRNFSY, encoded by the coding sequence ATGAATACACCACTTAAGTCGACACACCCGCTTAAAAAACTGCTGAAGCCGAAGAAACTTACTGAGTTCTTGAACCGGACTCTGGCGGCATTACCCGAAGGGAGTGTTATTTATGCTTATGTGGATAAAATAGAGTTCCTCCGCATAGGCAAAGAAGAAACTCCAGCTGAAATTTTCGAAACACAGACTGTCAGCGTAAAAAACAGTATAAACGCCGATTTTAATATCAGTGCCGGAATCCCGGCAAACAAGACTGATGGTGGAAATTTCATCTCCAGTCTGAAATCAATTCTTGAACTTACCGCTTTCTCCATTTCAGAATATATTGAATCAGAACATGCCCGTAAGAAAATCGGGGCAGAAACGCTATCCAAATATAGAGAGCTGGCCCTGCTGCACCGCTCAATTGTTGAGCTTAACAATTCCCTGCGACTGAAAGATGTTATTCATGCTCTTATAGCTGAGTGCATGACCTCAAGCATTCCCGCTGAACTTGGTTCCGTATATCTTCCTGAAGAGTGCGGTTTTACACTTTTCGATCATTTCGGGAACATAAAAAATGATCCGTTTGCGAAGCTTGTCGGCTCCACCCTTTTCACGGATGTTTTATCCGGGCTGCGCGGTGAAATTATAAACGATGTCAGCGAGGATCCCAGATGCGATGAAAAATTCGGGGAGACTATAAAATCACTGCTGATAATGCCCATCCCTTCTCCAAATGCCTGTGAAGGAGCATTGCTGCTGGCATCTAAAAAACCAAACAGTTTTAAAGCCGCACATCTGAGATATGCAGGAACTCTGGCATCAGTGGCAGGAATATCCATAAGCAATGCTTATAATTTTGAATCCATAAGGGTTCTCATGGACTCCATGCTCAAAGCTCTTGCCGAAGCTATTGACGCCAGAGATCCATTTACAGCCGGTCATTCAGAAAGGGTGGCTCATCTCGCCGTGGCCTTTGCCAGAATAATAAATCAGGATGTCCAGAATTTCAGTGAGTATACTTTCACAGATTATCAGCTGCGGGAAATATACTACTCCGGCATTCTTCATGATATTGGCAAAATAGGCATCAAGGAAGAAGTTCTCACAAAGAACACCCGCCTGCCCATGAGAATTCTGGATATAATAGGCATGAGGATGAAGCTCTTCAGCCTGACGGAAAATATTCCATGGGAAGAAAACTTCAACCGCTTAAAACGCATCAATCTTTCTCTCAGTCCATCTCAGGATGATCTGGACTTTGTCGCCTCGCTTGGGGACACGGTTTTCTCTGTAAACGGTTCATCAGTTCCTCTTCTGCATCAGGATGAACGGACCTACCTGATGGTCAAAAAAGGAAATCTTACAGCCGAAGAGCGGAAAGAGATAGAAAGACACCCTGCAGAAAGCCAGCGTATTCTTGAACATATTCCTTTCCATGACGAATTTTCGCACCTTTTGAAAATTATCAGGCAACACCATGAGCGACTGGACGGCTCAGGTTATCCTGACGGTGTCAAAGGCGAGGAAATTCTCCTGCAAAGCAGGATACTGGCTATTGTAGATATATTTGATGCGGTAACTCAGGAGAGGCATTACAAACCCGCAACTCCCAGAGACAGAGCTCTTAAAATTCTTGCCGAAGAAGCCGGATGCGGAAAACTCGACAAGAATCTTGTAAAGCTGTTCATTGAAAATATTGATGCAATTGAAGAAGGTATTGACGCAATTAACCTTGATAGGCCGACTTCAACCAGGTTCTGCAAAATACCTAGAAATTTTTCATACTGA
- a CDS encoding PilZ domain-containing protein translates to MMNSKFDSQFLGTIQTSFKSMDLPIEVKVFMGFIAIGLGLVSLFFIIKKNNIHIEAKNYFLKTIGFLLGGIFPSLKVEDKSHSDGDRFPDECDNKNLCVSSDREVIKNLINRRMQIDISVERSGQRSLAGMAVIIESKGLVLKCRVTRTVSRHLLNPEVTVKCIFLEMKYAERRVNAFVGKVISFNDDNEIALERTSGFGFIRRRANARRKVADQRFIKIKVWRIIPGKYNPGDCLDRLEPDILIDNRKKGEDKIFPEMILDISKGGIAIKTGIKAGGQKFEVNDAVLMAMLMYAPNKKIFVPHLIQGEVRGVRSLGNGRFRLSFQFLRSLKVPPRKRSTLFKGQALMAAVINNPED, encoded by the coding sequence ATGATGAATTCAAAGTTCGATTCACAATTTTTAGGAACAATTCAAACTTCCTTTAAAAGTATGGATCTCCCCATCGAAGTTAAGGTTTTTATGGGGTTTATAGCTATCGGACTTGGACTTGTTTCACTATTTTTTATTATAAAGAAAAATAATATCCATATTGAGGCGAAAAATTATTTTTTGAAAACAATAGGCTTTTTACTGGGGGGTATTTTCCCTTCATTAAAAGTTGAAGATAAAAGCCATAGTGACGGAGATAGGTTCCCTGATGAATGTGATAATAAAAATTTATGTGTTTCATCTGACCGGGAAGTAATAAAAAATCTTATAAACCGCAGGATGCAGATTGATATCTCCGTTGAAAGATCAGGGCAGAGATCTTTAGCCGGAATGGCGGTTATAATTGAATCTAAAGGGCTTGTCTTAAAATGCCGGGTTACCAGAACTGTTTCTAGGCATCTTCTTAACCCTGAGGTGACGGTTAAATGCATTTTTCTGGAAATGAAATACGCAGAGCGCAGGGTTAACGCGTTTGTGGGGAAGGTCATCAGTTTTAATGATGACAATGAAATTGCCTTGGAGCGGACTTCCGGCTTCGGCTTTATTCGGCGCAGGGCCAATGCCAGAAGAAAGGTTGCGGACCAGCGTTTTATAAAAATCAAAGTCTGGAGAATTATTCCCGGAAAATACAATCCCGGAGACTGTCTCGACAGGCTGGAACCGGATATCCTGATTGATAACAGGAAAAAAGGTGAAGATAAGATTTTTCCGGAAATGATTCTGGATATTTCCAAGGGTGGAATCGCCATCAAAACTGGTATCAAAGCCGGTGGTCAGAAATTTGAAGTTAATGATGCCGTGCTGATGGCTATGCTTATGTATGCTCCTAATAAAAAAATCTTTGTTCCCCATCTTATTCAGGGCGAAGTGCGTGGAGTACGTTCATTGGGAAATGGCCGGTTTAGGTTGAGTTTTCAATTTTTAAGGAGTCTCAAAGTTCCTCCAAGAAAGCGCAGTACTCTTTTTAAAGGACAGGCTCTTATGGCCGCTGTTATCAATAACCCTGAAGATTGA
- a CDS encoding ABC transporter substrate-binding protein, translated as MFFRWLLVVIAIFSVTGCNNSVRIKLDQKKNQGIYSDRVVFGSSLALKGHAGYLGVQSMHGAMSYIRHINEKGGVHGRKIEIIAYDDSYEPTACLANTQKLIVSDRVFGLFGYVGTPTTVRALPMIEDAEIPLVGILSGANAFRYPFNKNVINVRPSYYEETRAAVRHFVSDLDIRKIAVFYQYDAYGFDGLTGTELALKNYGLAPVGRGSYVRGATDIQEGLDKIISSGAEAVFLIGTAEPCAEFVRMAAEKGFNPVYYMVSFVGGDQFIKCLGKDNNQRILMSQVVPPQVAESRTGAEVSEYAQLLNKYYPGETPDFVGLEGFLNARVLVKGLQRSGRKLTRERFIQGIEGIRNYHIAPGVKVSFSSKKHQGMDRIYFTRLIDDSFTPVKDWERLRGIFR; from the coding sequence ATGTTTTTCAGATGGCTGCTTGTCGTCATAGCCATTTTTTCTGTCACTGGATGCAATAATTCAGTTAGAATAAAATTAGACCAGAAAAAGAATCAGGGCATTTATTCAGACAGAGTTGTGTTCGGCTCTTCACTGGCTTTGAAGGGACATGCGGGATACCTCGGGGTTCAGAGCATGCACGGGGCCATGTCCTATATCAGACATATTAATGAAAAAGGCGGCGTTCATGGACGCAAAATAGAGATCATCGCTTATGATGATTCTTATGAACCAACAGCCTGTCTTGCGAATACACAGAAGCTGATTGTTTCAGACAGGGTTTTTGGTCTGTTCGGATATGTGGGAACCCCGACAACTGTCAGGGCGTTGCCGATGATCGAAGATGCTGAAATTCCACTTGTGGGAATTTTGAGCGGAGCTAATGCTTTCCGTTATCCATTCAATAAAAATGTTATAAATGTCAGACCGTCTTATTATGAAGAAACCAGAGCTGCTGTAAGACATTTCGTATCAGATCTGGACATCAGAAAAATTGCTGTTTTTTATCAGTATGACGCTTATGGATTTGATGGTCTGACAGGGACAGAGCTGGCTCTTAAAAACTATGGTCTGGCTCCTGTAGGCCGAGGTTCGTATGTTCGAGGAGCTACAGATATTCAGGAAGGTCTGGATAAAATCATATCTTCCGGTGCTGAAGCGGTTTTTTTGATCGGGACAGCTGAACCCTGCGCCGAATTTGTTCGTATGGCGGCGGAGAAAGGGTTTAATCCGGTCTATTATATGGTCTCTTTTGTTGGGGGAGACCAATTTATTAAATGCCTTGGAAAGGACAATAACCAGAGGATATTGATGTCGCAGGTTGTTCCTCCACAGGTTGCTGAAAGCAGAACAGGAGCTGAAGTTTCTGAATACGCCCAACTCTTAAATAAATATTATCCCGGTGAAACTCCTGATTTTGTCGGTCTGGAAGGTTTTTTGAATGCCAGGGTTCTGGTTAAAGGTTTGCAGCGGTCCGGTCGGAAGTTAACCCGCGAAAGATTTATTCAAGGTATTGAAGGGATAAGAAACTATCATATTGCTCCGGGAGTGAAAGTTTCCTTCAGCAGTAAAAAACATCAGGGAATGGATAGAATTTATTTCACCAGATTGATTGATGACAGCTTCACCCCGGTTAAGGATTGGGAAAGGTTGCGGGGGATTTTCAGATGA
- a CDS encoding putative molybdenum carrier protein: MEDISLYGAAGYRTCPSCSWTDKIENYEVVPALPGTIDIVRCPYCGDISSSAIGSFSPVETTLPEGFKIISGGQTGVDRAALDAAIQLGIPHGGWCPKGRKAEDGRIDHRYNLKETTEGDYRKRTEKNIIESDGTLVLPGEAMSKGTALTINLARKHSRPTAVIPLISEQDDKSLMAWIKSTGIKILNIAGPRESIYPGIGLKAMNFLLKNLGSQHLQSASLTSTRFR; the protein is encoded by the coding sequence ATGGAAGACATCTCATTATACGGGGCAGCGGGCTATCGCACCTGCCCTTCCTGTTCATGGACAGATAAAATTGAAAACTATGAAGTTGTCCCGGCACTTCCCGGAACTATTGATATCGTCAGGTGTCCATACTGTGGTGACATCTCCTCCTCTGCCATAGGCTCTTTCAGCCCTGTGGAAACAACTCTGCCTGAGGGTTTTAAAATAATTTCCGGCGGTCAGACAGGTGTGGATAGAGCCGCCCTTGACGCGGCAATACAGCTGGGAATACCCCATGGAGGGTGGTGCCCTAAAGGAAGAAAAGCTGAGGACGGAAGGATAGACCACAGATATAATCTGAAAGAAACAACCGAAGGTGATTATCGCAAGCGGACAGAAAAAAACATAATTGAATCAGACGGAACTCTTGTTCTTCCGGGCGAAGCCATGTCCAAGGGGACAGCACTTACAATAAATCTGGCCAGAAAACATTCAAGACCAACGGCTGTAATTCCGCTAATTTCAGAACAGGATGATAAATCCCTTATGGCGTGGATTAAATCAACAGGAATAAAAATATTGAATATTGCCGGACCGCGAGAAAGCATCTATCCCGGCATAGGGCTCAAGGCCATGAACTTCCTGCTGAAAAATCTGGGATCTCAGCACCTGCAGTCTGCCAGTCTTACTTCTACACGATTCAGATAA
- a CDS encoding ATP-binding protein has protein sequence MSKIFQKTLLVNFILFGIISISMSVMSALTLYNHMIYEYISKGKAIASSISSSSVEILLNRDMATVQSMIDQFLEIDGAAYVYVEDDKGEIISHTFVPEIPDNLINETAKEKGESVKELNIEGFGKIIDISKPILAGKAGLVHVGMDKGIITHYVWMAIARLQILMFFIFWGSVFILYLLVNRISRPLDLLTEYAKKLSSHDFTATVDIKSKDEIGILANTMRSMASELTSLISKLEQSVKKSTSELQDTLTYLEVIIDNLTDGLLVVDVFGKISLTNPALSELFGLEDKKLEGVSLEAFFPKEISELFDEVKEWDQGIFNAELSLDQNRILIAEATAIHKKISDNDPDMCLGAVIMVRDITYEKELDNLKTDFISTVSHELRTPMTSILGFAKIIRKKLEKNVFPLCQTTDRKSERAMVQIQDNIDIIVSEGQRLTELINDVLDIAKMEAGKVEWKSNDVDLNEIIKTSIQTTKPLWSAKKLEINTIIDEQLPIITGDHDRLIQVMVNLISNAVKFTSDGFINCRAKVKNDEILICVEDSGTGISPADQDKIFARFKQAGDTLTGKPRGTGLGLPICKQIIEYHNGKIWVESQLGMGSTFCFSLPLNKAVATPQTTDDSCDTTLKSLARKSNNMNHPLILVVDDDPALNEFLSQVLEDEGYRIISANNGEEALAIAEKELPGLITMDLKMPRMDGAEAIKKLRENPRTAHIPVVVISALAEGSTAGGDASLIKPIDENRLTETIHSLMQEDLVMTDPCMVLGKDRKPVSSNNLLVICKDKLDYCAPEEVWQRIESGFKGTLFIPGELSLTLDLDRLTRIPELQVVIIPDN, from the coding sequence ATGTCTAAAATTTTCCAAAAAACCCTTCTGGTAAACTTTATTCTATTCGGCATTATTTCCATTTCCATGTCGGTGATGTCCGCCCTGACCCTCTATAACCACATGATATATGAATATATCAGTAAGGGAAAAGCAATCGCCAGCAGTATTTCAAGCTCCAGCGTGGAAATACTGCTGAACAGAGATATGGCAACCGTGCAGTCCATGATAGATCAGTTTCTCGAAATAGACGGTGCCGCCTATGTTTACGTTGAAGATGACAAAGGGGAAATCATATCTCACACCTTTGTTCCTGAAATACCAGACAATCTAATCAATGAAACAGCTAAGGAAAAAGGAGAGTCTGTCAAGGAACTCAACATAGAAGGGTTCGGTAAAATAATTGATATCTCCAAGCCGATACTGGCTGGCAAAGCCGGTTTGGTTCATGTCGGCATGGATAAAGGAATTATCACCCATTATGTCTGGATGGCCATTGCCAGACTTCAAATTCTCATGTTTTTTATTTTCTGGGGCAGCGTCTTCATACTCTACCTTCTGGTCAACAGAATATCACGTCCTCTGGACCTGCTTACAGAATACGCTAAAAAATTATCCAGCCACGATTTTACAGCCACAGTGGATATCAAATCAAAAGATGAGATTGGCATACTGGCCAACACTATGCGCAGTATGGCCAGTGAGCTGACAAGTCTGATCTCAAAGCTTGAGCAGTCAGTTAAAAAATCCACTTCGGAACTTCAGGATACCTTAACCTATCTTGAAGTGATCATAGACAACCTGACAGACGGACTTCTTGTCGTGGATGTCTTCGGTAAAATTTCACTCACCAACCCTGCATTGTCGGAACTCTTCGGGCTTGAAGATAAGAAGCTGGAAGGAGTAAGCCTTGAAGCCTTTTTCCCGAAAGAGATATCGGAACTGTTCGATGAGGTTAAAGAATGGGATCAAGGCATCTTTAACGCTGAACTTTCTCTTGATCAAAACAGGATACTTATAGCCGAAGCCACGGCTATCCATAAAAAAATCTCTGATAATGATCCTGATATGTGCTTAGGCGCGGTAATAATGGTCCGTGATATTACTTATGAAAAGGAACTGGATAATTTAAAAACAGACTTTATATCCACTGTTTCCCATGAACTCAGGACTCCCATGACCTCTATTCTGGGGTTTGCAAAAATTATCAGAAAAAAACTGGAAAAAAATGTTTTCCCCCTTTGCCAGACAACAGACCGCAAATCAGAAAGGGCGATGGTTCAAATTCAGGATAATATCGATATTATTGTTTCCGAAGGCCAACGCCTTACAGAGCTTATTAACGATGTGCTCGACATAGCTAAAATGGAAGCAGGAAAAGTCGAATGGAAAAGTAATGATGTTGATCTCAATGAGATCATCAAAACATCAATTCAAACAACCAAACCGTTGTGGTCAGCCAAGAAACTGGAAATAAATACTATTATAGATGAACAGCTGCCGATAATCACCGGAGACCATGACCGGCTGATACAGGTCATGGTCAACCTGATTTCCAATGCAGTCAAATTTACATCTGATGGCTTTATAAACTGCCGTGCTAAAGTTAAAAACGATGAGATACTTATCTGTGTTGAAGATTCAGGAACAGGTATCTCACCGGCAGATCAGGATAAAATATTCGCCAGATTTAAACAGGCCGGTGATACCCTCACCGGAAAACCGCGTGGCACTGGTCTTGGCCTGCCAATCTGCAAACAGATCATAGAATATCATAACGGAAAAATCTGGGTCGAAAGCCAGCTTGGAATGGGAAGCACATTCTGTTTCAGTCTGCCTTTAAACAAAGCTGTAGCAACTCCACAGACTACGGATGACTCGTGCGATACAACTCTGAAATCCCTCGCACGAAAATCCAACAACATGAACCATCCACTGATACTTGTTGTCGATGATGATCCGGCGCTGAATGAGTTCCTTTCACAGGTGCTTGAAGATGAAGGCTACCGGATAATTTCAGCAAACAACGGAGAAGAAGCTCTCGCCATTGCGGAAAAAGAACTGCCGGGGCTTATTACAATGGATTTAAAAATGCCGCGTATGGACGGAGCTGAGGCTATTAAAAAACTCCGTGAGAATCCACGCACCGCGCACATACCGGTAGTTGTTATCAGTGCTCTGGCAGAAGGATCAACTGCAGGTGGAGATGCCTCGCTCATAAAACCGATTGATGAAAACAGGCTGACCGAAACCATCCACTCGCTTATGCAGGAGGATCTGGTTATGACCGATCCGTGCATGGTTCTCGGCAAGGATAGAAAACCTGTAAGTTCAAACAATCTACTGGTAATCTGCAAAGACAAGCTGGACTACTGCGCACCGGAAGAGGTCTGGCAGCGAATTGAATCAGGCTTCAAAGGAACACTTTTTATTCCCGGAGAGCTGAGTCTGACTCTTGATCTTGACCGACTGACAAGGATTCCTGAATTACAGGTTGTAATAATACCCGATAACTAA
- a CDS encoding ABC transporter substrate-binding protein: protein MKKNWLSLVIMLSVLISGVFYPNFSMAQEKILLGMSGAFTGPSRGLGIELYRGSQAYFNEVNENGGIYGRKVEIKCYDDGYNPDPAITNTIKLIQDDHVLCLFDYVGTPTVTRVLPLIKHFNKADSVYMFFPFSGAEPQREYPYNHYVFNLRASYVQETAELVEKLYNAGYRRIAVLYQADAYGRSGWAGIHSALDVKGLKIISEATYSRGAQFTDSMEDQVNILKNKKPDAIICVGVYAACAAFIRDARNAGMEMPICNLSFVGSESLLSMLEALNKTSHQDYTRKLINTQVVPSYEDTSLDAVQEYRRLMDNSKNLIPEKFNNNYIPQKYSFISFEGYLNARVMSEILKKIYSSGYIDDIYSSALSLHQIDIGIGTPVVFENGKHQGLNKVYFTTVSDGKFIPLRSWEDWKK from the coding sequence TTGAAAAAAAATTGGCTGAGCTTAGTGATCATGCTCTCGGTCCTGATTTCAGGAGTATTCTACCCGAACTTCAGCATGGCTCAGGAAAAAATACTTCTCGGTATGTCAGGGGCCTTTACCGGTCCAAGCAGAGGGCTGGGGATAGAACTCTACAGAGGCTCTCAGGCCTATTTTAATGAAGTTAATGAAAACGGCGGAATATATGGCCGGAAAGTAGAAATCAAATGTTATGATGATGGTTACAACCCTGACCCGGCAATAACAAATACGATAAAGCTGATTCAGGACGACCATGTGCTCTGCCTCTTCGACTATGTAGGCACTCCAACTGTCACCAGAGTGCTGCCGCTGATCAAACATTTCAATAAGGCTGATTCAGTCTATATGTTCTTTCCCTTTTCAGGGGCCGAACCTCAGAGGGAATATCCATACAACCACTATGTATTCAACCTCCGTGCCTCATACGTTCAGGAAACGGCAGAACTGGTAGAGAAGCTCTACAATGCCGGATACCGCCGTATTGCGGTTCTTTATCAGGCTGACGCCTATGGAAGATCAGGCTGGGCCGGAATACACTCTGCTCTGGACGTAAAAGGACTGAAAATAATTTCTGAAGCAACATACAGCCGCGGCGCACAGTTTACCGATTCCATGGAGGATCAGGTCAACATTTTAAAAAATAAAAAACCTGATGCAATAATCTGCGTCGGCGTCTACGCGGCATGTGCGGCTTTTATACGTGATGCGCGCAATGCCGGAATGGAAATGCCTATCTGCAATCTATCATTTGTGGGTAGCGAAAGCCTTCTCTCCATGCTGGAAGCTTTGAACAAAACAAGCCATCAGGATTACACCAGAAAACTTATCAACACGCAGGTTGTTCCCAGTTATGAAGACACTTCACTGGATGCTGTGCAGGAATATCGAAGGCTCATGGATAATTCCAAAAACCTGATTCCTGAAAAATTCAACAATAATTATATTCCTCAAAAATACAGCTTTATAAGCTTTGAAGGCTACCTGAATGCCAGAGTTATGTCTGAGATTCTAAAAAAAATATACAGTTCAGGATACATAGACGATATTTACAGTTCAGCACTATCACTGCACCAGATAGATATAGGCATCGGGACACCTGTTGTGTTTGAAAACGGCAAGCATCAGGGACTGAACAAAGTCTATTTCACAACCGTTTCTGACGGAAAATTTATTCCGCTGAGAAGCTGGGAGGACTGGAAAAAATGA